From Juglans regia cultivar Chandler chromosome 6, Walnut 2.0, whole genome shotgun sequence, the proteins below share one genomic window:
- the LOC108979767 gene encoding kinesin-like protein KIN-4A isoform X3, producing the protein MEAGEDKDCCVKVAVHIRPLIGDERLQGCKDCVTVVPGKPQVQIGTHSFTFDHVYGSTGSPSSNMFEDCVASLVDGLFQGYNATVLAYGQTGSGKTYTMGTGFRDGFQTGIIPQVMNVLFSKIETLKHQTEFQLHVSFIEILKEEVRDLLDPTSLSKSETANGHSGKVPVTGKPPIQIRETSNGVITLAGSTEFSVSTLKEMAACLEQGSLSRATGSTNMNNQSSRSHAIFTITLEQMRKFNPAICSDSSLNETMNEEYLCAKLHLVDLAGSERAKRTGSDGLRFKEGVHINKGLLALGNVISALGDEKKRKEGVHVPYRDSKLTRLLQDSLGGNSRTVMIACISPADINAEETLNTLKYANRARNIQNKPVVNRDPMSNEMIKMRQQLEYLQAELCARMGGSSSDEVQVLKERIAWLEAANEDLCRELHEYRSRCPVAEQYETDVQDGSTCPVKNDGLKRGLHSMESSDYQMGETITAGDSREIDEEVAKEWEHTLLQNTMDKELNELNKRLEEKESEMKLFGELDTATLKQHFGKKIMELEDEKKTVQQERDRLLAEVENLAAGSDGQKQRLQDIHAQKLKALEAQISELKKKQESQVQLLKQKQKSDEAAKRLQDEIQSIKAQKVQLQQRIKQEAEQFRQWKATREKELLQLRKEGRRNEYERHKLQALNQRQKMVLQRKTEEAAVATKRLKELLEARKSSARDSSVITNGNGTNGQSNEKALQRWLDHELEVMVNVQEVRNEYEKQSQVRAALAEELAMLKQVDDYASKGLSPPRGKNGFSRASSMSPNARMARISSLESMLSIASNSLVAMASQLSEAEERERTFINRGRWNQLRSMGDAKNLLQYMFNSLADARCQLWEKDMETTEMKEQLKELVGILRQSEARRKEVEKELKLREQAVAIALASSATVNSQNSLKHFAEDMSGPLSPMSVPAQKQLKYTPGIANGSVRESAAFIDPTRKMVPIGQLSMKKLAVVGQAGKLWRWKRSHHQWLVQFKWKWQKPWRLSEWIRHSDETIIRARPRPQALPNMM; encoded by the exons ATGGAAGCTGGGGAAGATAAAGATTGTTGTGTGAAAGTAGCGGTTCACATCCGACCGCTCATCGGCGATGAACGACTCCAAGGGTGTAAAGACTGTGTCACTGTCGTCCCCGGGAAGCCACAG GTACAGATTGGTACACATTCCTTTACCTTCGATCATGTCTATGGGAGCACAGGTTCTCCCTCATCTAACATGTTTGAAGATTGTGTTGCTTCACTTGTTGATGGTTTGTTCCAAGGATACAATGCTACAGTTCTCGCTTATGGTCAG ACGGGTTCTGGTAAGACATACACCATGGGAACTGGCTTCAGAGATGGTTTCCAAACAGGAATAATCCCTCAAGTTATGAATGTTCTGTTCAGCAAGATTGAAACTCTAAAGCATCAAACTGAATTCCAATTGCATGTTTCCTTTATTGAG ATTCTAAAAGAAGAAGTACGAGACCTGCTGGATCCCACTTCTTTGAGCAAATCAGAGACTGCAAATGGCCATTCAGGGAAAGTTCCTGTTACTGGGAAACCTCCTATTCAAATCCGTGAAACATCAAATGGTGTGATTACACTGGCAGGTTCCACTGAATTCAGTGTGAGTACACTAAAGGAAATGGCCGCGTGCCTGGAACAAGGATCATTAAGCCGGGCAACTGGGAGTACAAACATGAACAACCAGTCAAG TCGTTCTCATGCCATCTTCACCATAACATTAGAGCAAATGCGCAAGTTCAATCCAGCTATTTGTAGTGATAGCAGTCTTAATGAGACTATGAATGAAGAATATCTATGTGCCAAGTTGCATTTGGTAGATCTTGCTGGATCAGAGCGAGCTAAAAGAACAGGTTCCGATGGTCTGCGTTTTAAGGAAG GTGTTCACATTAACAAGGGCCTTCTAGCACTGGGTAATGTTATCAGTGCACTTGGTGATGAGAAAAAACGCAAAGAAGGCGTTCACGTTCCTTACAGGGACAGCAAACTTACTCGGCTTTTGCAG GATTCACTTGGCGGCAACAGCAGAACTGTTATGATAG CCTGCATTAGTCCTGCTGATATCAATGCTGAAGAAACTCTTAACACTTTGAAGTATGCAAATCGTGCTCGCAACATCCAAAATAAGCCAGTT GTCAATAGAGATCCTATGTCCaatgagatgataaaaatgCGTCAACAACTAGAGTATTTGCAAGCTGAGCTTTGTGCCCGGATGGGTGGATCTTCTTCTGATGAAGTACAG GTTCTTAAGGAAAGGATTGCTTGGCTTGAAGCTGCCAATGAGGATCTTTGTCGGGAACTTCATGAATACCGCAGCAGATGCCCTGTTGCTGAGCAATATGAAACAGATGTTCAA GATGGTAGTACCTGCCCTGTAAAAAATGATGGGCTTAAAAGGGGCTTGCACAGCATGGAGTCATCTGATTATCAAATGGGCGAAACAATCACAG CAGGTGATTCAAGGGAAATTGACGAAGAAGTAGCAAAGGAGTGGGAGCACACACTTCTGCAAAATACTATGGACAAAGagttaaatgaattaaataaacgTTTAGAAGAGAAGGAG TCGGAGATGAAGCTTTTTGGAGAGTTGGACACTGCAACACTAAAACAGCACTTTggaaagaaaatcatggaacTTGAGGACGAGAAAAAAACAGTGCAG CAAGAGAGGGATCGTTTGTTGGCTGAAGTTGAAAACCTTGCTGCCGGTTCTGATGGACAAAAGCAGAGGTTGCAAGATATCCATGCCCAGAAACTGAAGGCACTTGAGGCTCAG ATTTCAGAGCTTAAGAAGAAACAGGAGAGCCAGGTTCAACTtttaaagcaaaaacaaaaaagtgatGAAGCGGCAAAGCGATTGCAAGACGAAATTCAATCTATAAAGGCGCAAAAG GTTCAATTGCAACAAAGGATAAAACAAGAGGCAGAACAATTTCGGCAGTGGAAGGCCACTCGAGAGAAGGAGCTGCTGCAG CTACGGAAGGAAGGGAGGAGAAATGAGTATGAACGGCATAAGCTTCAAGCTTTAAACCAGCGCCAGAAAATG gttcttcaaagaaagacaGAAGAGGCTGCAGTGGCCACCAAGAGGCTAAAAGAATTACTTGAAGCTCGAAAGTCTTCTGCCCGTGACAGCTCAG TTATTACCAATGGAAATGGGACAAATGGGCAG AGCAATGAGAAAGCTTTGCAACGTTGGCTTGATCATGAGCTAGAAGTCATGGTGAATGTGCAGGAAGTTCGTAATGAATATGAGAAGCAAAGTCAAGT GAGAGCTGCACTGGCGGAAGAGTTGGCCATGCTGAAGCAAGTGGACGACTACGCTTCCAAGGGCCTTAGTCCTCCAAGAGGAAAGAATGGATTTTCTAG AGCATCCTCCATGTCCCCAAATGCAAGAATGGCCAGAATATCTTCCCTTGAGAGCATGCTGAGTATTGCCTCCAATTCACTTGTAGCTATGGCCTCGCAACTTTCAGAGGCAGAAGAGCGGGAGCGTACCTTCATTAACCGTGGACGTTGGAACCAGTTGCGCTCAATGGGAGATGCAAAGAATTTGCTTCAGTATATGTTCAATTCTCTTGCGGATGCTAG GTGCCAACTATGGGAGAAGGATATGGAAACCACGGAAATGAAAGAGCAACTTAAAGAACTAGTAGGGATATTGCGGCAGAGCGAAGCACGAAGAAAGGAAGTTGAGAAGGAACTAAAATTGAGAGAGCAAGCTGTTGCCATAGCACTGGCTTCATCTGCTACA GTGAACTCCCAGAATTCATTGAAACACTTTGCTGAGGACATGAGTGGTCCCTTGTCTCCAATGTCTGTACCAGCACAAAAACAGCTGAAATATACACCAGGCATTGCTAATGGCTCGGTCAGAGAATCAGCAGCATTTATAGACCCTACAAGAAAG ATGGTACCAATTGGGCAGTTGTCAATGAAAAAATTGGCAGTTGTGGGACAGGCAGGGAAGCTCTGGAGGTGGAAGAGAAGCCATCACCAGTGGCTCGTACAATTTAAATGGAAATGGCAGAAGCCATGGAGACTTTCGGAATGGATAAGGCACAGTGATGAAACAATTATCAGGGCAAGGCCTCGTCCACAAGCTCTGCCAAATATGATGTAA